The genomic window GGCCCCAAAATACTCTACAACCAGACAATACCATAGCAGCAAACTTAGCCAACGTCTCTCTAGCAAAATATCTCGATGAACCCCTAACACGTTGTGGAGCCAGCCAACGAACCATCGAAGCCGCTGACTCCAAAAGCTATCAAGATCTCTGGGTGCAATAGTTCCACACCGCGCTGCATTCAAATATCCCACTCCGTAACCGCGCTTTTGCAGCTCCAACGTAATCTCAGAATCCTCGGTGACCGATTTCAACCTTCTACTATTCAAAATGTCCCTAAGCACACCCGCCTTAAATAGCCCAATCGCTCCGGGAACTACTAAAACAGCGTTTCCCAAAGCCTGTGCACACCGAAAAACGCTTAGCCCTTGACTATATTCTAGCTGCTGCAAAACCACAAGCGGATTATCCTCGGCCTCGCCGTCGCTGGGATGAACATAACCAGTCACCGCTACCTTTCCATTTCTAAGCATGTATTCCACTAGACCTCGCAGCGCGTCCTTATGCCACCAAGAATCTGCATCCACAACCGCCACAACCTGGCCCAAAGCACGATTCACGCCTGTTCGCAAAGCCTCAATCTTCCCTAAATTCGCCATATGCCGCACAACTCGCCCCTTAACCTTCGGATGCCGCCGCATGTTCAACTGTAAACTTGCAAACGCCACCTCATAACTAGCATCAATACTCCCGTCATCTATGACAATAACCTCTACAGGTCCAGGATACTCAATTGTACACCGGAACAAGCTGTCAATGCACCGTGGCAACTTTTTCTCCTCATTGAAAGCCGGCACCACAAACGATACCATAGGATAAAACCCCACCCTATGTCGCTTCGCGTGACGCCGTGACATCCAGGCACCAACCGCTAACAAGCCTCCAACTCCGATACCTAAAAAGGTAAACCACGAATAATACAGCATAA from Candidatus Bathyarchaeota archaeon includes these protein-coding regions:
- a CDS encoding glycosyltransferase family 2 protein; translated protein: MAVSKPKTNRLYYLLLVLPFIFAFVSWWGFPVLAQWLSMTVFGYEPLLQPAGWLWYAAVMLYYSWFTFLGIGVGGLLAVGAWMSRRHAKRHRVGFYPMVSFVVPAFNEEKKLPRCIDSLFRCTIEYPGPVEVIVIDDGSIDASYEVAFASLQLNMRRHPKVKGRVVRHMANLGKIEALRTGVNRALGQVVAVVDADSWWHKDALRGLVEYMLRNGKVAVTGYVHPSDGEAEDNPLVVLQQLEYSQGLSVFRCAQALGNAVLVVPGAIGLFKAGVLRDILNSRRLKSVTEDSEITLELQKRGYGVGYLNAARCGTIAPRDLDSFWSQRLRWFVGWLHNVLGVHRDILLERRWLSLLLWYCLVVEYFGAFVEFAAVISFPFLFWFAPDRILFVLNLLWFGGYALLVGMMAQAVALRFAYGEYNHKWLLYYTPFYSILWFVNLWARMFSVVKYASGYRGNWHTTKRRTTKQLTRH